A stretch of the bacterium genome encodes the following:
- a CDS encoding 50S ribosomal protein L25: MAELKVQIRNILGKKVQTLREEGFIPAELYGREIKNLHLTISAKEFQKVFKEAGESTIVNLKTEDNQTLPVMIHEIETDPLSDKILHVDFYQIKLTEKIRVHIPIEFLGEAPAIKAFGGILIKTLQEIEVEALPQDLPHRIQIDLVSLDEIGKNISVENLKLSDKVKIFLTPETIIATVVEAKVEEVAVEEAVPAEEAATAETPGTPTKNEAPVTPKESPKK; encoded by the coding sequence ATGGCAGAACTTAAAGTTCAAATCAGAAATATTTTAGGCAAAAAAGTGCAAACTCTCCGAGAAGAAGGTTTTATTCCGGCCGAACTTTACGGACGGGAAATTAAAAATTTGCATTTAACTATTTCAGCCAAAGAATTCCAGAAAGTTTTCAAAGAGGCCGGGGAAAGCACTATCGTCAATTTGAAAACCGAAGACAATCAAACCTTGCCGGTTATGATTCACGAAATTGAAACCGACCCTCTTTCCGATAAAATTTTACATGTTGATTTCTACCAGATAAAACTAACCGAAAAAATCCGCGTCCATATCCCGATTGAATTTCTCGGCGAAGCGCCGGCCATAAAAGCTTTCGGCGGAATTTTGATTAAAACTCTCCAGGAAATTGAAGTTGAGGCCTTGCCTCAAGATCTCCCTCACCGGATTCAAATTGACTTGGTGTCCCTTGATGAAATAGGGAAAAATATTTCAGTAGAAAACCTTAAATTAAGCGACAAAGTAAAAATTTTCCTCACCCCGGAAACCATTATCGCCACAGTAGTTGAAGCCAAGGTTGAAGAAGTAGCAGTTGAAGAAGCAGTCCCGGCAGAGGAAGCCGCAACCGCTGAAACACCGGGCACTCCGACTAAAAATGAAGCCCCCGTTACTCCGAAAGAAAGTCCCAAAAAATAA
- a CDS encoding GspE/PulE family protein: MLSLNTPKLKKLIIGEGLISAEEFDVLAVEADRKKQNLVDLLISRGFITLDYFYTLLSKSLTINRIDLKAQKIDETILNLLPQDLAQSRRVIIFNREADGTLDAAMEDPTNLNILDFLQRRLEAKIKPFLVTDAELDWGFSLYEARLAQDFRKIIEENVEASLRSHLRKEEELAVAAGELPIIAIVNNLLAYAASVQASDIHLEISEDNVVVRFRIDGILHEIIRIPKAAQPAIVARIKLLSGLRVDEHSRPQDGRFRFESSKQFIDIRVSVMPTFYGEKLEMRLLSAAQKPLSFAELGMLKDDIKILEENIKKTFGMLLVCGPTGSGKTTTLYSVLNTLNRPEVNIVTIEDPIEYNIRYVNQTQVNPAADITFANGLRAILRQDPNIIMVGEIRDVETAEIAVQSALTGHLVLSSLHTNDAPTAVPRLMDMKIPPFLVAAVLNVIVSQRLVRQIHRDCIESYIPEKEILEAIRKQLIDLGFSSENIKLPKAFYRGRGCPACNSTGYSGRMAIFEILNVTDEIRKLIVSPDFSLDAISGMAHKEGMVSMFEDGLKKIELGITTVEELMRVIRE; encoded by the coding sequence ATGCTCTCTTTAAATACTCCAAAATTAAAAAAACTTATAATCGGCGAGGGCTTGATTAGCGCCGAGGAATTTGATGTTTTAGCCGTTGAAGCCGATAGAAAGAAACAGAATCTGGTTGACCTTTTGATTTCCCGGGGCTTTATAACCTTGGATTATTTTTATACGCTTTTATCAAAATCTTTAACAATAAACCGGATTGATTTAAAAGCCCAAAAAATTGATGAAACAATTTTGAATCTTTTACCGCAGGATTTAGCCCAGTCGCGCCGGGTTATTATTTTTAACCGCGAAGCCGACGGCACTTTGGACGCGGCTATGGAAGACCCCACTAATTTAAATATTTTGGATTTTTTACAGCGCCGTCTTGAAGCTAAGATAAAACCGTTTTTGGTTACCGACGCCGAACTTGATTGGGGATTTTCTTTATATGAAGCGCGTTTAGCCCAGGATTTCAGAAAAATAATTGAAGAAAACGTTGAGGCCTCTCTGCGCTCCCATCTTCGCAAGGAAGAAGAACTGGCCGTAGCCGCCGGCGAACTGCCCATTATCGCTATTGTGAATAATCTTTTGGCTTATGCGGCTTCTGTCCAGGCTTCCGATATCCATCTGGAAATTTCTGAAGATAATGTCGTGGTTCGTTTCCGCATTGACGGTATTCTTCATGAAATCATCAGAATTCCCAAGGCGGCTCAGCCGGCGATTGTCGCCCGGATTAAGCTTTTGTCCGGCTTAAGAGTTGACGAACATTCCCGGCCTCAGGACGGCCGTTTTCGTTTTGAGAGCAGTAAGCAATTCATTGATATCCGGGTTTCGGTGATGCCTACTTTTTACGGCGAAAAACTGGAAATGCGGCTGTTGTCCGCCGCCCAAAAACCTCTTTCTTTTGCCGAGTTGGGGATGCTTAAAGACGATATTAAAATTTTGGAAGAAAATATCAAAAAAACTTTCGGAATGCTTTTAGTTTGCGGGCCGACCGGTTCCGGGAAAACCACCACGCTGTATTCGGTTTTAAATACCCTAAATCGTCCCGAAGTCAATATCGTCACTATTGAAGACCCGATAGAATACAACATCCGTTATGTCAACCAGACCCAGGTTAATCCCGCGGCGGATATCACTTTCGCCAACGGCTTGAGGGCGATTTTGCGGCAAGACCCGAATATTATTATGGTCGGTGAAATTCGGGATGTCGAAACAGCGGAAATAGCCGTTCAATCTGCTCTTACCGGCCACTTGGTTCTATCAAGCTTGCACACTAATGACGCGCCGACCGCTGTTCCACGATTGATGGATATGAAAATTCCTCCTTTTTTGGTAGCCGCCGTTTTAAATGTGATTGTGTCTCAGCGTTTGGTTCGGCAGATCCACCGCGACTGCATTGAATCTTATATTCCGGAGAAAGAAATTTTAGAGGCTATCCGCAAACAATTGATTGATTTGGGTTTTAGCTCGGAAAATATTAAACTTCCAAAAGCTTTTTATCGCGGTCGGGGATGCCCGGCTTGCAATTCTACCGGTTATTCGGGCAGAATGGCTATTTTTGAAATACTTAATGTCACCGATGAAATAAGGAAGTTGATTGTCAGTCCGGATTTCTCGCTTGACGCCATCAGCGGAATGGCTCATAAAGAGGGAATGGTTTCTATGTTTGAAGATGGACTTAAGAAAATTGAATTAGGAATTACGACAGTTGAAGAATTAATGAGGGTAATCCGCGAGTAA
- a CDS encoding phage holin family protein: MKFIGKIILFIIVNAIAILIAAHFVSGFIFEGNLTDLVIAAAILTLCNTFIRPLLKLILAPLIALTFGLLAIAMNAGILYVLDKFSASLTINGPSPLILATLIISFINILVNLSTKLGD; the protein is encoded by the coding sequence ATGAAATTCATAGGAAAAATAATTTTATTCATTATCGTTAATGCCATCGCGATTCTGATTGCGGCTCATTTTGTCAGCGGTTTTATTTTTGAAGGAAATCTGACCGACCTTGTAATCGCGGCGGCTATCCTTACTTTATGCAACACCTTCATCCGGCCGCTCCTGAAACTTATTCTCGCCCCTTTAATAGCTTTAACTTTCGGACTTTTGGCGATCGCTATGAACGCCGGCATCCTCTATGTTCTTGACAAATTCAGCGCAAGCCTTACTATAAATGGACCAAGTCCGCTTATTCTCGCTACTTTGATTATCAGTTTCATTAATATCCTGGTTAATCTCTCAACCAAATTAGGCGACTAA
- a CDS encoding lytic murein transglycosylase yields MRDITNKKPLILNLSYYRQFRFPLTRILKSAIILLAISFFLFSFVYAPVYNSPSLTFAAQNAQTEQQRQELESQLAQLEKQISDYENTITQYQKQGQTLKGEISTLDSRIAKLNLQIKAANLNLTKLNQQIGDTQAKIGSVEQSINSDKNALSQVLQNIYESENQSLMEIFLTSPRLSDFFGNLNDLALIQDNFQATLSSVIQLKNDLLDQKEQLGLEKSDAEALKAYQASQKQTIQQTQSEKNKILTDTKGKESIYQKLVTETKKTATQVKNQIFELLGGGELTFDKAYTLAKAAQDVTGVRAAFILAILDRESALGQNVGRCAYNQIMKGGTTAMNPKEIPVFLSILQSLNISPDSVQISCPNQDGTYGGAMGPAQFMPSTWNIYKADISNILGRSIANPWNNADAFIAAALYLKDAGATANEKKAAAKYYCGGRWNRYVCLDVYGYNVVKQANEFQQDIDILNAS; encoded by the coding sequence ATGCGCGATATTACCAACAAAAAACCTTTAATTCTTAATCTCTCCTATTATCGTCAATTTCGCTTTCCTCTCACCCGGATTTTAAAATCCGCGATTATTTTACTGGCAATCAGTTTTTTTCTTTTCAGTTTTGTCTATGCGCCAGTTTATAACTCCCCTTCTTTGACATTTGCGGCTCAAAACGCCCAAACAGAACAACAAAGACAAGAATTGGAAAGTCAGTTGGCGCAACTGGAAAAACAAATATCCGATTACGAAAATACCATCACTCAATATCAAAAACAGGGCCAGACCCTTAAAGGCGAAATCTCGACTTTGGACTCCCGGATCGCCAAACTTAATCTCCAAATCAAAGCCGCTAATCTGAATTTAACAAAACTCAATCAGCAGATTGGCGATACCCAAGCAAAGATCGGCTCAGTTGAACAAAGCATCAACTCCGACAAAAATGCCCTTTCCCAGGTACTTCAAAATATTTATGAAAGCGAAAACCAAAGTTTAATGGAAATTTTTCTTACCAGCCCCCGCCTTTCGGATTTTTTCGGGAATCTGAATGATTTAGCTCTTATCCAAGATAATTTTCAGGCAACGCTAAGCAGCGTAATCCAACTGAAAAACGACCTTTTAGACCAGAAAGAGCAATTGGGGCTGGAAAAAAGCGACGCCGAAGCTCTGAAGGCTTACCAAGCCAGTCAAAAACAAACCATTCAGCAAACCCAGTCTGAAAAAAATAAAATCCTTACTGACACTAAGGGCAAAGAATCTATTTACCAAAAACTGGTTACCGAAACCAAAAAAACAGCCACTCAAGTTAAAAACCAAATCTTTGAATTATTAGGCGGCGGGGAGCTGACTTTTGACAAGGCCTATACCCTGGCAAAGGCGGCCCAGGACGTCACCGGAGTGAGAGCCGCTTTCATCCTGGCGATTTTAGACCGGGAATCCGCCCTGGGACAAAATGTCGGCCGTTGCGCTTATAACCAAATCATGAAAGGCGGGACAACGGCAATGAACCCCAAAGAAATTCCAGTTTTTCTCTCAATTCTCCAATCGCTTAATATCAGTCCCGATTCGGTTCAAATTTCCTGCCCCAATCAAGACGGGACTTACGGCGGCGCGATGGGACCGGCGCAATTTATGCCATCAACCTGGAATATCTATAAAGCCGACATCAGCAACATTTTGGGACGCAGCATTGCCAACCCCTGGAATAACGCCGACGCTTTTATCGCCGCGGCGCTTTATCTAAAGGATGCCGGCGCAACCGCCAACGAAAAAAAAGCGGCCGCCAAATATTATTGCGGCGGGAGATGGAACCGTTATGTCTGTCTTGATGTTTACGGATATAACGTGGTTAAACAGGCCAACGAATTCCAACAGGATATTGATATTCTTAACGCTTCTTAA
- a CDS encoding peptide ABC transporter substrate-binding protein, translating to MFKKIISSFTQFERNIFIVAILVFLISSFFWLALNIQERIDLTPKKGGQYTEGKAGQPTFINPIISGNETDRDIASLIYSPLSDLISDYQIEEGTNYLVKLKQNLLWSDGQPLTSDDIIFTLKTIQDPDARSPLFQTWQGIVTERISELQVRFILRNPYVFFGDNLHNLPIIPQHIFGKIPAANLRLSNYNLEPVGSGPYKYDRFAKRKDGFITQYQLVVNENYSSKKPYIQKFIFKFYKNEDDLISAFNRREIDGFGGLNPAKIKDLSLNHNIKSVVMSNYYAVFFNQNINSNLKNKNIRLALTQVIDKKQIIQKVFNGEAMEAGEPLETTGAPDLTAIMDKKLEFYLIVPQIDFLINTAEIIKEEWAAIGVNLSLIVLNPDDIINQVIRSRDYEMILFGINPANKEDLFSFWHSSQKFYPGLNLAIYGNPKADKLIEEIRQTADPAERQAKLKNLETIIAQDLPAIPLYSPNYLYVSIPDLGGFTDKFLTTASDRFQNVKNWYVETAWVLK from the coding sequence ATGTTCAAAAAAATCATAAGTTCATTCACGCAATTTGAACGCAATATCTTTATTGTGGCAATTTTGGTTTTTCTGATTTCTTCATTTTTCTGGTTGGCGCTTAATATTCAGGAAAGAATTGACTTAACCCCTAAAAAAGGAGGACAATACACTGAAGGGAAGGCCGGCCAACCCACTTTTATCAACCCGATAATTTCCGGCAATGAAACTGATCGCGATATTGCCTCTTTGATTTACAGCCCGCTCTCGGATTTAATCAGCGACTATCAAATTGAAGAAGGAACCAATTATTTGGTCAAACTTAAACAGAATTTGCTTTGGAGCGATGGCCAACCCCTGACGAGCGACGATATTATTTTCACCCTTAAAACCATCCAGGATCCCGATGCCCGTTCCCCGCTTTTCCAAACCTGGCAAGGCATTGTGACTGAAAGAATCAGCGAGCTTCAGGTCCGGTTTATCCTCCGCAATCCCTATGTTTTTTTTGGCGACAATCTTCATAATCTGCCGATTATCCCCCAGCATATTTTTGGGAAAATTCCGGCGGCCAATCTCCGGCTTTCAAATTACAATCTGGAGCCGGTGGGCAGCGGCCCTTATAAATACGACCGCTTCGCCAAAAGAAAAGACGGATTTATCACCCAGTACCAGCTCGTGGTCAATGAAAATTATTCCAGTAAAAAACCCTACATCCAAAAATTCATTTTTAAATTTTATAAAAATGAAGACGATTTAATCAGCGCTTTCAACCGCCGCGAAATTGACGGTTTCGGCGGTCTTAACCCGGCAAAAATTAAAGATTTATCGCTTAATCACAACATCAAAAGTGTCGTCATGTCCAATTATTACGCCGTGTTTTTCAATCAGAACATCAATTCCAATCTCAAAAACAAAAATATCCGTTTGGCTTTAACCCAAGTCATTGATAAAAAACAGATTATCCAAAAAGTATTTAACGGCGAAGCGATGGAAGCCGGCGAACCTCTGGAGACCACCGGCGCTCCGGACTTAACGGCTATTATGGATAAAAAATTAGAGTTCTACTTAATTGTCCCACAAATTGATTTCCTGATTAACACGGCCGAAATCATCAAAGAAGAATGGGCGGCAATAGGCGTAAATCTCAGTTTGATTGTTTTAAACCCCGACGACATTATCAACCAAGTGATCCGGTCGCGCGACTACGAAATGATTCTTTTCGGAATCAATCCCGCAAACAAAGAAGACTTGTTTTCTTTTTGGCATTCTTCCCAAAAATTTTATCCCGGACTTAATTTGGCGATTTATGGCAATCCGAAGGCCGATAAACTAATAGAAGAAATCCGCCAAACCGCCGACCCGGCCGAACGCCAGGCAAAATTAAAAAATCTGGAAACTATCATTGCTCAAGATCTGCCGGCCATACCGCTATACTCCCCGAATTATCTTTATGTCAGCATCCCCGATCTCGGCGGATTCACGGATAAATTTTTGACTACCGCCAGCGACCGCTTCCAAAATGTCAAAAATTGGTACGTGGAAACAGCCTGGGTATTAAAATAA
- a CDS encoding response regulator: MDHLIKTIKNKSNLIRLGRPKNYLTVKTKMKNVLLVEDESFLANLLRSRLDKEELVTQIARDGEEALKFLKETKFDLVLLDIILPKLSGFEVLERMQADPELQKIPVMIISNLGQESDISRGQALGTVDYFVKARISIEDLIAHVKRFLGNSKP; this comes from the coding sequence ATGGATCATTTAATTAAAACAATAAAAAATAAATCCAACTTAATAAGGTTAGGGCGACCAAAAAATTATTTAACCGTCAAAACAAAAATGAAAAATGTTTTATTAGTTGAAGACGAATCCTTCCTGGCTAACCTGCTTAGGAGTCGTTTGGATAAAGAAGAATTAGTCACTCAAATTGCCAGAGACGGCGAAGAGGCCTTAAAATTTCTTAAAGAAACAAAATTTGATTTGGTTTTATTGGATATTATTTTGCCTAAATTGTCGGGGTTTGAAGTTTTGGAAAGAATGCAGGCCGACCCCGAGCTTCAGAAAATTCCGGTAATGATTATTTCCAATTTGGGGCAGGAAAGCGATATTAGCCGCGGCCAGGCGTTGGGCACGGTGGATTATTTTGTCAAAGCCAGAATTTCCATAGAAGATTTAATCGCCCACGTAAAGCGCTTTCTTGGAAATTCCAAGCCGTAA
- a CDS encoding glucose-6-phosphate isomerase family protein — MKKNKKADIRFLNEMKSVIRDQEWFKKIKNPEKFPIYEMYRGLKIKNGWRYDITVIPPKMLGEEFVKTKGNRNSNGYLEIYTVLKGEAIFLLQKMTNGKVKDVIAIKAKKGDFVLDPAGYYIISINPSEKILELGNWVPEKNKNIYKEMEEKQGACYHYTKNGWLENEKYKKTPKMEIKKPLKSMPQDLKFLKSNN, encoded by the coding sequence ATGAAAAAAAATAAAAAAGCCGACATCCGATTTCTTAATGAAATGAAATCGGTCATCCGCGACCAGGAATGGTTTAAAAAAATCAAAAATCCGGAAAAATTTCCCATCTATGAAATGTATCGGGGGCTAAAAATAAAAAACGGCTGGCGATATGACATTACCGTTATTCCTCCCAAAATGCTGGGTGAAGAATTTGTAAAAACCAAAGGCAACCGCAATTCAAATGGATATCTAGAAATCTATACGGTCTTAAAGGGCGAAGCGATATTTTTACTGCAAAAGATGACAAACGGGAAAGTTAAAGATGTGATAGCCATAAAAGCCAAAAAAGGAGATTTTGTGCTTGATCCGGCGGGCTATTACATCATTTCCATAAATCCCTCTGAAAAAATTCTGGAACTTGGGAACTGGGTTCCTGAAAAAAATAAAAATATCTATAAAGAAATGGAAGAAAAACAAGGAGCTTGTTATCACTACACCAAAAACGGCTGGCTTGAAAATGAAAAATATAAAAAAACCCCAAAAATGGAAATTAAAAAACCCTTGAAATCAATGCCCCAAGACTTGAAATTTCTGAAAAGCAATAATTAA
- a CDS encoding type II secretion system protein, with protein sequence MKGFTLIELLIVIAILAILATATVLVLNPAQLLAQARDSQRISDLSNVKSAIGLYLATADSPSMVASSTCTVAVCASGVACLVGGAAPGRITASTAVDGTGWVVVNLGGTSGGSSLGALPLDPSQTAAFSYAYSGVTTSTFKLCGVLESTKYIPLMTSDGGRSDTAYEVGTNLAL encoded by the coding sequence ATGAAAGGATTTACTTTAATTGAGCTTTTAATCGTTATCGCCATTCTGGCGATTTTAGCCACCGCCACAGTTTTGGTTTTAAACCCCGCTCAACTTTTGGCTCAAGCCAGAGATTCCCAGAGGATTTCCGACTTAAGCAATGTCAAAAGCGCTATTGGTTTGTATTTAGCCACTGCTGATTCGCCAAGCATGGTAGCGAGTTCAACATGTACCGTTGCCGTTTGCGCTTCTGGTGTCGCTTGTCTTGTCGGCGGCGCCGCGCCCGGGCGTATCACAGCTTCGACCGCTGTTGATGGTACGGGTTGGGTAGTGGTTAATTTAGGAGGAACGAGCGGAGGTTCTTCTTTGGGCGCCTTACCTCTTGACCCTTCACAAACTGCCGCCTTCTCCTATGCCTATAGTGGCGTTACTACTTCTACCTTTAAATTATGTGGCGTATTAGAAAGCACTAAATATATACCCTTGATGACATCTGACGGAGGACGTAGTGATACCGCGTATGAAGTAGGCACTAATTTAGCGCTTTAA
- the secG gene encoding preprotein translocase subunit SecG — MFLSLLEIIVAVLLIIFILLQERSSGLSGILGGGESGSYQTRRGLEKIIFYGTIVLAVVFIVLALLSLIK, encoded by the coding sequence ATGTTTCTTTCTTTATTAGAGATAATCGTTGCTGTTTTATTGATAATTTTCATCCTGCTTCAGGAACGTTCTTCAGGTTTGTCGGGAATTTTGGGTGGCGGCGAATCCGGTTCTTATCAGACCCGGCGAGGATTGGAAAAAATTATTTTCTACGGCACCATTGTTTTAGCTGTTGTCTTTATCGTTTTAGCTCTCCTGAGTTTAATAAAGTAA
- the rpmE gene encoding 50S ribosomal protein L31 encodes MKDIHPKYYPEAKIKCSCGKTFTVGATKPEIDVEICSACHPFYTGEKKMIDTAGRVERFKTRKAKTKTTETPKKIRRKKAQK; translated from the coding sequence ATGAAAGACATTCATCCGAAATATTATCCCGAAGCTAAAATAAAATGCAGCTGCGGAAAAACCTTTACCGTTGGGGCGACCAAGCCGGAAATTGATGTTGAAATCTGCAGCGCCTGCCATCCTTTTTACACGGGAGAGAAAAAAATGATTGACACCGCCGGCCGCGTGGAAAGATTCAAAACCCGGAAAGCCAAAACCAAAACGACTGAAACGCCGAAAAAAATAAGACGCAAAAAAGCGCAGAAGTAA
- the gpmI gene encoding 2,3-bisphosphoglycerate-independent phosphoglycerate mutase, with product MKRNVLLVILDGWGIGAHDESNPIYKVNPQNIQDIKKRFPIGCLHASGIGIGLPWGEEGNSEVGHLTLGAGKILYQHFPRISLAIKDGSFFQNQILKNAFTHAQKNNSNIHLVGLLTSGNVHSSFEHLAALLEFAKRENFDRLYLQLFTDGRDSPPESAPELLKNLEKVIQEKNRGVIASLSGRFYALDRAKHWDRTEKVYKILTGEGRTADNYQELLTETYNRNLTDDFVEPTIIGSPLPTGQAGHFIQDNDAVIFFEFREESPRQIVSAFAESDFPNFPVKKFSNLHLVTMTRYDEKFNLPAIFPPESTSETLGKILSDNNKIQLRIAETEKYAHVTFFFNGYRKEPFPNEFRILVPSLNAPRYDQFPEMMAKTITDRTISSVGEGAYNFILVNYANPDTMGHTGNYEAAVKAIEIIDREISRLLKAVMAQPDTTMIITSDHGNIEKMLDPLTGLPETKHDPNPVPFYLIGKEFEKIKTEAEIRKTETQILGTLADVAPTILALMGLPKPKEMTGNNLLPFLTA from the coding sequence ATGAAAAGAAATGTTTTATTAGTTATTTTAGATGGCTGGGGAATCGGGGCTCATGATGAAAGCAATCCTATCTATAAAGTTAACCCCCAAAATATCCAAGATATCAAAAAAAGATTTCCTATCGGCTGTCTTCATGCTTCGGGTATCGGCATTGGCCTGCCTTGGGGAGAAGAAGGCAACAGCGAGGTAGGACACCTTACTTTGGGAGCCGGAAAAATTCTTTATCAACATTTCCCCAGAATTTCTTTGGCGATCAAAGACGGCAGTTTTTTCCAAAACCAAATTCTGAAAAACGCCTTCACTCACGCCCAAAAAAATAATTCCAACATTCATTTGGTCGGCCTTCTAACCAGCGGCAATGTCCATTCTTCTTTTGAACATTTAGCCGCTCTTCTGGAATTCGCCAAAAGAGAAAATTTTGACCGGCTTTATCTCCAGCTTTTTACCGACGGCCGCGACAGCCCGCCGGAATCCGCTCCTGAACTTCTCAAAAATCTGGAAAAAGTCATCCAGGAAAAAAACCGGGGCGTTATCGCCAGCCTTTCCGGCCGTTTTTACGCTTTAGACCGCGCCAAGCACTGGGACCGAACCGAAAAAGTTTATAAAATCTTAACCGGCGAAGGGAGAACCGCCGATAATTATCAGGAATTACTGACTGAAACTTATAACCGAAACCTTACCGATGATTTCGTTGAGCCGACCATCATTGGCTCGCCCCTGCCTACCGGTCAGGCAGGCCATTTCATCCAGGACAATGATGCCGTCATATTTTTTGAATTCCGGGAAGAAAGTCCGCGCCAAATCGTTTCTGCTTTCGCCGAATCGGACTTCCCGAATTTTCCAGTCAAAAAATTCTCCAACCTTCATCTTGTTACTATGACCCGCTATGATGAAAAATTTAATTTGCCGGCTATTTTTCCGCCGGAATCAACCAGTGAAACTCTCGGTAAAATTTTGTCCGATAACAATAAGATACAGCTCCGCATCGCCGAAACCGAAAAATACGCTCACGTGACTTTTTTCTTCAACGGCTACCGCAAAGAACCTTTTCCCAATGAATTCCGCATCCTTGTTCCTTCACTCAACGCGCCCCGTTACGATCAATTTCCGGAAATGATGGCTAAAACCATCACCGACAGAACAATCAGCTCAGTCGGCGAAGGTGCTTATAATTTTATTCTGGTCAATTACGCCAATCCGGACACGATGGGGCATACCGGAAATTATGAAGCCGCCGTAAAAGCCATTGAGATTATTGACCGGGAAATCAGCCGGCTTTTGAAAGCGGTGATGGCCCAGCCCGATACAACAATGATTATTACTTCCGACCATGGTAATATTGAAAAGATGCTTGACCCGTTGACCGGCTTACCGGAAACGAAGCATGATCCTAATCCCGTACCTTTTTATTTGATAGGAAAAGAATTTGAAAAAATAAAAACCGAAGCTGAAATCCGGAAGACAGAAACCCAGATTCTCGGCACCTTGGCTGATGTCGCTCCCACTATTCTGGCTTTGATGGGGCTGCCTAAACCGAAAGAAATGACCGGCAATAATCTTTTACCATTTTTAACGGCATGA
- a CDS encoding type II secretion system F family protein: protein MRFSYIASEPSGKIVEGEMEAQGVAEVLEFLAGKGLKPVSVKIVKGVKTGGGGFLSATITETDKIFITKYLGLMLKVGTDLLQAIEVLITDFDKPVVKMFLSEVRANLKKGQPFYLSFAKYPRFFNKVFVNLIKAGEASGNLDKVLEDMSVTLEKQQDIKNRIKGVLIYPIFLLATSFFILFFLVTFALPKIANVFVGGGFKPPLFSRIVFAVGGFFGKYALFLLFFLIIGGIAAFYFYKTSVAFRRYVFNLLNYFPGVRDVINKIALQRFAATLASLIEAGLPLTQGIELTAQAVGNEEMAEALLRISREGITKGLSVSDSFRREAIFPRVVVNLIAISEKAGHIENVLKTLSHFYENETDTSIKFMVSMLEPALLMGMGVVVGTIALSIIVPIYQLTTKF, encoded by the coding sequence ATGAGATTTTCCTACATAGCCAGCGAGCCTTCCGGAAAAATTGTTGAAGGCGAAATGGAAGCCCAGGGAGTGGCGGAGGTTTTGGAATTTTTAGCCGGCAAAGGATTGAAACCGGTCAGTGTCAAAATTGTCAAGGGAGTCAAGACGGGCGGCGGAGGTTTTTTGAGCGCCACGATTACCGAAACCGATAAAATTTTCATTACCAAATATTTGGGGTTGATGTTGAAGGTAGGCACTGATCTTTTGCAGGCCATTGAGGTTCTGATAACGGATTTTGACAAGCCGGTTGTCAAGATGTTTTTGAGCGAGGTGCGAGCAAACTTGAAAAAAGGCCAGCCCTTTTATCTTTCTTTCGCTAAATATCCGAGATTTTTTAATAAGGTTTTTGTCAATTTGATAAAAGCGGGGGAGGCCTCTGGAAATCTGGATAAAGTTTTGGAAGATATGAGCGTCACTTTGGAAAAACAGCAGGATATTAAAAATCGCATCAAGGGGGTTTTGATTTATCCGATTTTTCTTCTGGCGACTTCGTTTTTCATCCTATTTTTTTTGGTTACCTTCGCTCTTCCGAAAATTGCCAATGTTTTTGTGGGAGGCGGGTTTAAGCCGCCGCTATTTTCAAGGATTGTTTTCGCCGTAGGAGGATTTTTCGGAAAATATGCTTTATTTTTATTGTTCTTTTTGATTATCGGAGGAATCGCCGCTTTTTATTTTTATAAAACCTCCGTTGCCTTTCGGCGCTACGTTTTTAATCTTTTAAATTATTTTCCCGGAGTTCGCGATGTTATTAACAAGATAGCTCTCCAGCGATTTGCCGCGACCCTGGCTTCTTTAATTGAAGCCGGCTTGCCCCTGACTCAAGGGATAGAACTTACGGCCCAGGCGGTTGGCAACGAAGAAATGGCAGAAGCGCTTTTAAGAATTTCCAGGGAAGGCATAACTAAAGGTTTGAGCGTGAGTGATTCTTTCCGGAGAGAAGCGATTTTCCCGCGGGTGGTTGTTAATCTAATCGCGATTTCAGAAAAAGCCGGTCATATTGAAAATGTTTTAAAAACCCTAAGTCATTTTTATGAAAACGAAACTGACACATCCATCAAGTTTATGGTTTCCATGCTTGAACCGGCTCTTTTGATGGGTATGGGTGTCGTTGTCGGAACGATTGCCCTTTCTATAATTGTTCCTATATATCAGTTGACAACCAAATTTTAA